From Topomyia yanbarensis strain Yona2022 chromosome 1, ASM3024719v1, whole genome shotgun sequence, one genomic window encodes:
- the LOC131690773 gene encoding nuclear protein 1, with amino-acid sequence MSELHFDEYEKYNFEFDKHMFSGHSGKQRSKKEASEHTNHFDPNGHSRKIMTKLRNTEQNKKDKPKN; translated from the coding sequence atgtcGGAACTACATTTTGATGAGTATGAAAAGTACAACTTTGAGTTCGACAAGCACATGTTTTCTGGCCATTCTGGAAAGCAACGGTCTAAGAAAGAAGCTAGCGAGCATACCAACCACTTTGACCCAAACGGACATTCTCGTAAAATCATGACGAAGTTGAGGAACACCGAGCAAAACAAGAAAGATAAACCGAAGAATTAA